The sequence below is a genomic window from Streptomyces sp. V1I1.
GACCACGCGGCGGATCACCGACTCGTCGAGGATGGCCCAGAGGTGCAAGGGCTTGGCCCGGGTGAGGATTTCCTGGCGCTTCATCCGGATGTCAACGAGGCGCTCGATCTCTTCGGGCAGCAACCGCATCTCGGAGGCGTGCTGCACGGCCTCCGTGTAGCTGCGGGTCTGCAAGAGCCCGGGTACGTAGAGGCAGTTGAAGTGATCCTCGCGTACGGCCTCGTCTTCGAGGGTGAGCAGGAGATTCATCGTCTCCGGGATGGATTCGGCGAACGAGCTCCACCACCCCTGCTGCTTCGCGTCCTTGGCGAGTGCGACAACCGCCTTACGTTCGGCTTCGCTCGCGTCGTACTCACGGCAGAGCGCGTCCACGATGGGCCACTTCACTGGCCCTTCTTGTGTCTCGTACCGGCTGACGGTGGCCTTCGAGACCCCAACGAGACGGCCGGCCTCCTCCAAGGTCATGCCCTTCCGGGCGC
It includes:
- a CDS encoding helix-turn-helix transcriptional regulator codes for the protein MSARATTRRRQLGVTMRKLRARKGMTLEEAGRLVGVSKATVSRYETQEGPVKWPIVDALCREYDASEAERKAVVALAKDAKQQGWWSSFAESIPETMNLLLTLEDEAVREDHFNCLYVPGLLQTRSYTEAVQHASEMRLLPEEIERLVDIRMKRQEILTRAKPLHLWAILDESVIRRVVGSRDVMREQLTHLLQANESPDITLQVLPFSKGAHSAAMGSFVILGGAEPSLDVVYVDIHLGSLFMEKEEELDRYRLAFDYLRAQALDMAASSAMIERVREEM